The nucleotide window GGCCCCAGCGGATGTCAGGTACGGTGATGACCCGGATCCCGGTCTTTGCCGCCGGATTGTCGGCGAGCCCGGGCTTGGCCTGCGTGAACAGCACGATGGAGGACGGAACCACTGCCGGATCGGGGAAGGCGAAGTCGCGGTCACCGGCCGAGCCGCGGGTGATCTGCAGATAGACCATGCCGTCGATGATCGCATTCTTCTCCAGCAGCTCGCGGTGAATCGCCAGCAACTCGTCCATCGTCACCGGGCAGGCCATGTCCAGTTCCGCCAGCGAGCGTTCGAGCCGCGCGGCGTGGCCGCCAAAGTCCAGCAGCTTGCCGTCCAGCACGCTGGTCACCTCATAGACACCATCCGCCATCAGGAAGCCCCGGTCGAAGATGGAGATCTTGGCGTCTTCCTCGGGCAGATAGCTGCCGTTCACATAGACGATGCGGCTCATTGCTCAGTCCCTCTTGTTGTGCCGAAATGCGCAGCGGTCAGCCCCACAGGGCCGCGGCAGGCGGGTGAACCCCGGCGTCGTCATAGCGCAGCGCGTGCTCGCGGTCTTCGGCCAGAAGCAGCGGGCCGTCAAGATCGGTGAAGCCCACGCCCTGCGCCAGCAGCACTGCCGGCGCCATCGCCAGGCTGGAGCCGACCATGCAGCCCACCATCACCCCGTAGCCCTGCACCTGCGCCATGCTGCGCAGTGCCAGCGCCTCAGTCAGCCCGCCGGTCTTGTCCAGCTTGATGTTGACGAAATCATACTTGCCGGCGATCTCGGCCAGCGAATGCCGGTCATGGCAGCTTTCGTCGGCGCAGACCGGCAGCGGGCGTTCGATCTCGGCCAGCATCTCGTCGGCCCCGGCGGGCAGCGGCTGTTCGACCAGCTTCACCCCCATGCGGATCAGATGCGGCGCCAGATCCTTGTAGATCTCGGTGGTCCAGCCCTCGTTCGCATCAACGATGATCGGCGTGCCCGGCGCCCCCGCCCGCACCGCCGCCAGACGCGCCATATCGTCGGGCGTGCCCAGCTTGATCTTGAGCAGCGGACGATGCGCATTCTTCGCCGCCTGCGCCCGCATCTTCTCTGGCTCGTCCAGCGACAGCGTATAGGCGGTAATCATCGGCCCCGGCGCGGGCAGGCCCAGCAAGTCCCAGACCCGCTGGCTGGCCCGCTTCGCCTCAAGGTCCCACAGCGCGCAATCCACCGCGTTGCGGGCGGCGCCGGCGGGCAGCAGGCCCTGCAGCTCATCGCGGGTGAAGGCCTCGGGCAGGCCGGCGATCTGGTCCGCCACGCTCTCCAGGCTCTCGCCATAGCGGGCATAGGGCACGCATTCGCCCCAGCCGGCATGGCCCGCGTCGGTGATGCGCACCGTCAGCACCTTCGCCTCGGTCCGGCTGCCGCGGCTGATGGTGAAGACCTCGGCCAGACGGAAGGTATCGGGGGTGACGGTGATCTGCATTGTGCTCTCCTTGGTATCGGGCGTGATCCTTCCGCGAAAGGCCGGGGGCCGCAACCCCCCCTCCCCTCGCCTCAGATCGCCGCCAGCGCATCCACCAGCTTCGCCGCGCCAAAGCGGAACGGGTCGGTCGCGGGCAGGCCCAGCCGTGCCTCGACATCGGCCAGATAGGCCTGCGCCTCGGTCTCGGGCATGTGCTGGGTGTTGATCGCGTAGCCCACCGCCACGCAGGCCGGGTTCGCCACCCGCGCCAGCAGCAGCGCGGCATCGCGCACCTGTTCCAGCGTCGGCAAGGTATAGTCCGGCAGGCCGCGCATATGCGCCCGCGTCGGCTCGTGGCAGATCACCAGCGCATCGGGCTGCCCGCCGTGGATCAACGCCAGCGTCACGCCCGAATAGCTGACATGGAACAGGCTGCCCTGCCCCTCGATCAGGTCCCAGTGATCGGGGTCATTGGCCGGCGTCAGGTATTCGACAGACCCGGCCATGAAATCGGCGATCACCGC belongs to Frigidibacter mobilis and includes:
- a CDS encoding D-amino-acid transaminase: MSRIVYVNGSYLPEEDAKISIFDRGFLMADGVYEVTSVLDGKLLDFGGHAARLERSLAELDMACPVTMDELLAIHRELLEKNAIIDGMVYLQITRGSAGDRDFAFPDPAVVPSSIVLFTQAKPGLADNPAAKTGIRVITVPDIRWGRRDIKTVQLLYPSMGKMMAKKAGVDDAWMVEDGFVTEGTSNNAYIVKGNKIITRQLGTEILHGITRAAVLRFAREAQMEVEERSFTVDEAKTADEAFITSASAFVMPVVEIDGAALGNGAPGKVAVRLREIYLDESRKSAI
- the dgcA gene encoding N-acetyl-D-Glu racemase DgcA, which encodes MQITVTPDTFRLAEVFTISRGSRTEAKVLTVRITDAGHAGWGECVPYARYGESLESVADQIAGLPEAFTRDELQGLLPAGAARNAVDCALWDLEAKRASQRVWDLLGLPAPGPMITAYTLSLDEPEKMRAQAAKNAHRPLLKIKLGTPDDMARLAAVRAGAPGTPIIVDANEGWTTEIYKDLAPHLIRMGVKLVEQPLPAGADEMLAEIERPLPVCADESCHDRHSLAEIAGKYDFVNIKLDKTGGLTEALALRSMAQVQGYGVMVGCMVGSSLAMAPAVLLAQGVGFTDLDGPLLLAEDREHALRYDDAGVHPPAAALWG